The genomic region ATCGGCGTCCGCTGATGCCCCGGGTGTCCGGCGGCCCGCCGCCGGACACCCCGCAGCCTTCCCCCGCCGTGACACCGCCGGATCCGCGCAGGGGCTTGACGAGAATCCCGTGGGAGCGTTCCCATGGGTCCCGGCCCCCCTCTCACCGCAAGGGCACCACCGTGACAGAACCCTCCCCCGACGGGCGGACCGGACGCCGCACCCGTCGCAGCAGGCGGATCGTCGTCCCCCTCACCGTCGTCTCCGCGATCGTCGCCGGCACCGTTCTGTCGGGGTGCGGCCAGCAGCGGGACGACGACGTCTACACCGTGATGAACTCCTCGACCGACGAGTCGTACCACCGCTGGGACGGTGACACCCTCGAGCGCTGCAGCAAGCAGCTCGGGATCACCATCGAGCAGCAGAGCGTCCCGGCCGCGCAGCTGATGACGAAGGCACTGCGCATGGCGTCCTCGAAGTCGCTGCCGGACGTCCTCCAGCTGGACGCCTCCGAGATGCCGACCTTCGCCGAGGCCGGCGGTCTGATCCCGCTGAAGGACCTCGGGCTGACCACGACGGACATCCCCGAGGGGATCGTCGACTTCGGCTCGTTCGACGGGGAGTACTACGGGGCCGCGCGCACGGTGAACACCCTGGCGCTGTTCTACAACAAGGACACCCTCGACAAGGCCGGTCTGAAGGTGCCCACGACCTGGGCCGAGATGCGGTCGACGGCCAAGAAGCTGACCCAGGGCAAGCGGTACGGCCTGGCGCTGAGCGCGGGTGGCGCGGAGGACGGCGTCTTCCAGTTCACCCCCTTCATGTGGTCCAACGGCGGGGACGAGTCGAAGCTCGACACCCCCGAGGTCGCCGGGGCGCTGGACTACTGGAAGGCGCTCCTGAAGGACGGCTCGCTCTCCAAGTCCACGGTCAACTGGACCCAGGCCGATGTGAACGACCAGTTCATGGCCGGCAACGCGGCCATGATGATCAACGGCCCGTGGCAGGTCGAGACCCTGAACGCCAAGAAGGGGCTCGACTGGGGCATCGCCGAGATCCCGGTGCCCGAGGCCGGCGACGACTCGGTCGGCCCGCTGGGCGGCGGTGTGCTCACCGTGCCCAACACCGGCGACACCGAGCGCGAGAAGACGGCTGCCAAGATCATCGGCTGCATGTCGGGCGAGCAGGAGGAGATCACCTACGCCCTGAACAGCTGGATGGTCCCGGCGAACACCAAGGCCGCCGCCGAGTGGCGCAAGAAGGTCCCGGAGCTGGCCGCGCTCGCCGGACAGGTCTCGACGGCCCGGTCGCGCACGGCGAAGGTCGGCGCGCAGTGGTCGTCTGTGTCGCTCGCCCTGCAGAGCGCCTTCCAGTCCGCGCTCACCGGCGAGTCCAGCGAGGCCGCTCTGAAGCGTGCCCAGCAGCAGGTCACGAGCGGGAACTGAGGTAACGAACCATGTCATCCACCACTGCCTCAGCCGCCGCGCTGCCCGCCGACCCGAAGGCCCCCGCGGCCGACGCGGTCAGGAAGCCCGTGAACCCGCGGAGCGCCAAGCGGCGCAAGTCGCTGGCCCAGTGGGGGTTCATCGCCCCCGCCGTGATCTTCATGGCGCTGTTCTTCGGCTACCCGCTCGTCCGCAACATCGTGATGAGCTTCCAGGACTACTCGCCGTCCACGTTCTTCACCGGCGAAGCGCCGTTCAACGGAACGGACAACTGGAGCAACGTCTTCAACGACGGACTGTTCGGCAAGGCCCTCTGGCAGACGATCCTCTTCACCGTCGGATCGCTCGTCGGCCAGTTCTGCATCGGTCTGGCCCTCGCCGTCTTCTTCACCCGCCGCTTCCCGCTCAACGGGATCCTGCGCTCGCTGATCCTGCTGCCGTGGCTGGTCCCGATGGTGGTCTCCGGCATCGTCTGGCGGCGCATCTTCGACCAGGACACCGGTGTCCTCAACTCCTTCCTGGGCACCGTCGGCCTCCCCGGTGACACGCCCTGGCTGACCAGCACAAGCATGGCGCTGATCTCGGTGATCCTGGTGAACATCTGGATCGGCATCCCGTTCAACATGGTGATCCTCTACGGCGGCCTCCAGGAAGTCCCGAAGGAGCTGAGCGAGGCCGCCGCGCTCGACGGCGCGTCCGCCTGGCGCACGTTCCGCTCGGTCACCCTGCCCATGCTCAAGCCCGTCATCACCGTGGTGCTGGTGCTCGGCTTCATGTCGACGGTCAAGATCCTCGACCTGGTCCTCGCCCTCACCGACGGCGGGCCCGCCGACTCCACGCAGACGCTCGGCACGCTGACGTACCAGAACTCCTTCGTCCAGATGGACTTCGGGGCCGGTGCCGTGGTCGGCAACATCCTGATCCTGATCTCCGCCGTCTTCGCGGTGTTCTACCTGCGGGTCAACCGCAACGAGGGGAAGTGACCGGCATGGCGACCACCACCCAGATCCCCGCCGCCCCGGCACCCGCCGTCCACCGGCCCAAGCGCCGCTGGGGCGCGACCGTCTTCGGCGTCGTCGTCCTCGCGGTCATGCTGTTCCCGCTGTACTGGATGATCAACACCGCGCTGCAGCCGGACGCGAGCCTGGTCGACGTGGGCCCGGTCCCGACCGGTGTCGACTTCTCCGGCTTCACCTCCGCCATCACCGAGCAGGGCGGCAACCTGCTGACCTCGCTGGCCGTGGCGCTCGGTGCCGTGGTCATCTGCCTGGCGATCTCCGCGCCGGCGGCCTACGGCCTGGCGCAGTTCAAGCTGCGCGGCGGCAAGACGATCGTCTTCGGCACGCTCATCACCCAGATGGTGCCGGGCATCGTCATCGCCAACGCCCTGTACAGCGCGTACGTGGACCTCGGCCTGGTCAACTCCTACTTCGGCCTGATGCTGGCGGACGCCTCGCTGGGCATCCCCTTCGCGATCGTGCTGATGCGGTCGTTCATGGTGTCGATCCCGCGCGAGGTCATCGAGGCCGCCGAGGTGGACGGCGCGGGCCGCATCCGTACGTTCGTCCAGGTCGTCCTGCCGATGAGCCGTAACTCACTGATCACCGCCGGGCTGTTCTCGTTCCTCTACGCGTGGAGCGACTTCATGTTCGCGCTCACGCTGAACACGACGGACGACGTCAAGCCGATCACCCTGGGCATCTACCAGTACATCGGCGCGCACGTCGGCGACTGGGGCTCGGTCATGGCCGCGTCCGTGCTCTCGGCGGTGCCCGCCGCGGTCCTCCTCGTCCTGTCCCAGAAGTACATCGCCGCCGGGATCACCGGCGGCTCGGTCAAGTAAGGGTTCTCCATGAGTGACTTCCCGGTCTTCCCGCCCGGTTTCGTCTTCGGCGCGGCCACCGCCTCGTACCAGATCGAGGGCGCCGTGGATGAAGACGGCCGCGGGCCGTCCATCTGGGACACCTACAGCCACACGCCGGGCCGGACGGACGGCGGCGACACGGGCGACGTGGCCTGCGACCACTACCACCGCTACCCGGAGGACGTGGCGCTGCTGCGCGACCTGGGCGTGGAGTCGTACCGCTTCTCGATCGCGTGGTCCCGCATCCAGGCCACGGGCAGCGGTGCGGTCAACCCGAAGGGGCTGGACTTCTACTCCCGGCTCGTCGACTCCCTCCTGGAGGCGGGCATCGAGCCGGCCGCCACCCTCTACCACTGGGACCTGCCGCAGGCCCTGGAGGACAAGGGCGGCTGGCGCGTACGGGAGACGGCGGAGCGCTTCGGCGAGTACACGGCGATCGTCGCCGAGCACCTCGGCGACCGCGTGCCGCGCTGGATCACCCTCAACGAGCCGTGGTGCAGCGCCTTCCTCGGCTACTCCGTCGGCCGGCACGCGCCGGGCGCCCAGGAGGGCCGCGGGGCACTGGCCGCCGCGCACCACCTGCTGGTCGGTCACGGCCACGCGATGAACGCGCTGCGCGCCGCTGGCGTCCGCGAGGCGGGCATCACGCTCAACCTGGACCGCAACGTCCCGGCCACCGAGTCGGACGCCGACCTCGCCGCCGTCGTCCGCGCCGACACCCAGCACAACCTGGTGTGGACCGAGCCGCTTCTCGCGGGCCGTTACCCGGCCACCGAGGAGGAGACCTGGGGCGAGCTCATCACCGGCCAGGACTTCCGCCGCGAGGGCGACCTGGAGCTGATCTCCCAGCCGATGGACTTCCTGGGCATCAACTACTACCGGCCGATCGTGGTCGCCGCCGCCCCGCACCGCGAGGCGGACCCGGCGCTGCGCGTGGCCACGGACAACCGCTACGCGGAGGGCCAGTACCCGGACGTGCGGCGCACCGCGATGGGCTGGCCGGTCGTCCCGGAGTCGTTCACCGATCTGCTGACCGTGCTGAAGCAGACGTACGGCGACGCCCTGCCGCCGGTGCACATCACGGAGAACGGCTCGGCGGAGTTCGACAGCGTCGAGGCCGACGGTTCCGTCCACGACGCGGACCGGGTGGAGTACCTGCGCACCCACCTGACGGCGCTGCGCGCGGCCATGGACGCCGGTGTCGACGTACGCGGGTACTACGTGTGGTCGCTGCTGGACAACTTCGAGTGGGCGCTGGGCTATGCGAAGCGGTTCGGGATCATCCGGGTCGACTACGACACCCTGGAGCGCACCCCGAAGGACAGCTACCGCTGGTATCAGCAGCTGATCGCGGCGCACAAGGCCTGATCGCGGGGATACGGCTTGCGGGCCCGGGACGGTCGAAACAGCCGTCCCGGGCCCTTACGCGTCTTCCGCGCACCGCTGCCGCCGGACGGTGCCCGAGCGAATCCGGGCCCGACCGGTTTCCGTCCGGCCTGGGCGGTTACCGGACTCCCATGGCACGGACACCGGAACCACAGGCTCACCCCACCCACGGCGGCCACGACGGCTCCGACCGCATCGGAGACCGCGCGGACGACACCTCCAGGGCGTCGGATCACATCGGTCCGGACCCGGAGGTCGAGCGCGACGCACCCGACGGGCCGGCCTCCATGCCCAAGAGGTCCTGGTGGGCGGTACTGAAGCGGACGGTAACCGAGTTCACGGACGACGAACTCGCCGACCGGGCCGCATCCCTGACCTACTACAGCGTCCTCTCGCTCTTCCCCGCGCTGCTCGTCCTGGTCTCCCTGCTCGGCGTCGCGGGCGAGTCCGCCACTCAGCAGGTGTTGGACAACCTGCAGAAGCTCGCCCCCGGGCCGGTCCGGGACATCCTCTCCGGAGCCGTGCAGCAGTTGCAGGGCAACGGCGGCACGGGGTCGCTGATGGCCGTCGTCGGTCTGCTGCTGGCGGTGTGGTCGGCCTCCGGCTACATCGCGGCGTTCATCCGCTCCTCCAACGTCGTCTACGACATGCCCGAGGGGCGACCGGTGTGGAAGGTGCTGCCCCTGCGCCTGGCCCTGACGGTGACCCTGATGGTGCTGGCGGTCATCAGCGCCCTGATCGTGGTGTTCACCGGCCCCCTCGCCCAGCGGGCCGGTTCCGCCCTGGGAGTCGGCGGCCCCGCCATGACGGCCTGGTCGATCGCGAAGTGGCCGGTCCTGGTCCTGCTCGTCATCGTGATGATCGCGCTTCTGTACTGGGCCGCGCCCAACGCCCGGGGCCGGGGCTTCAAGTGGGTGACCCCGGGCAGCTTCCTCGCCCTGCTGCTCTGGATGATCGCCTCGGCCGGCTTCGCGCTGTACGTGGCGTACTTCTCCTCGTACAACAAGACGTACGGCGCCCTCGCCGGCGTGATCATCTTCCTGGTGTGGCTGTGGATCACCAACCTGGCGATCCTGCTCGGTCTCGAATTCGACGCGGAGATGGCCCGCCAGCGGGCCATCGACGGCGGCCACCCCGAGGGCGAGGAGCCGTACGTGGAACCGCGCGACACGGCCAAGTGGACCGAGGAGGACCACCGCCAGCTCGGCTGAAGGGCCTCCGGACGGCTCGGGGCGTACGCCCTCACCGCAGGGCGTACGCCGCCGGGTTCTCCAGCACCTCGTACATCACCCGGGCCGCCGCGCCCCGCGCCGCGTCGCCGGAGACGGACGAGGCCCGCAGCCGGCTGCCGTTCGCGTGCCAGCGGCCCGACACCACCCGCGCGGTGAGCTGGGCGTCCGCGGACGCCTCCAGCCAGGGCATCAGGTTGCGGTAGATCCCGCCGAGGACGACCGCCTCCGGGTCGAAGAGGTTCACCGCCCCTGCCAGTACCACGCCCATCCGGTCCCCCGCCTCCCGGAGCGCCGAGACTGCCCGCTGCTCACCGGCCGCCGCCCGCTGCTCCAGCTCGTCGATCCCGCGCACACCCGTGTCCGGGTCGATCCCGGCGGCTCGCAGCAGCGCCGCCCGGCCGGCGTACTGCTCCAGGCAGCCGTGCGCGCCGCACCGGCAGAGGGGCCCCCGCGGGTCGACGACGACGTGCCCGATCTCGCCGGCGAACCCGTGGGCGCCGCGGAGCATCTCGCCGTTCACCACGAGCGCGCCGCCCACGCCGATCTCACCGGTGAGATAGAGGAAGGTGCGTACGCCGCCTAGTCCGCCGAACCACAGCTCGGCGAGGGCCGCGAGGTTGGCCTCGTTGTCGGAGCCGACGGCCAGCGCCCGCCCGGCCGGGCGCAGCGTGCTGAGCGCCTGTCCGAAGATGCCCTCGGCCGCGACCCTGCTCCAGCCGAGGTTGGGTGCCTGCCGGACGACGCCGCCGGAGACGAGGCCGGGCAGCGCCAGCTCGACGCCGACCACCCGCAGTTCCTGTTCCCGGGTGGAGGCGATGACCCGGTTGGTGAGCCGCGCGGCGTGGGCCAGGACCTCGGCGGGCGGGACGTCCCGGTGGTCGGTGTGCTCGGTGACCCGGACGCGGTCGGTGCCGGTGAGGTCGACGGCGCACACGGAGACGTAGTCGATGTTGATCTCCACGCCGAGGCCCGCCGGGCCGGTGCGGGAGAGCTTCAGCACGGTGCCGGGCCGGCCGGCCGATCCGCTGGAGGTCTTGCCGGACTCGCTGAGGCAGTCCAGCGCGAGCAGCTCCTCGACGAGCGAGGAGACGGCCGCCCTGGTCAGCCCCACGAGGCTCGCCACCCGGGCCCGGGTGACCTCGCCCTCGTCGCGGACGGTCCGCAGGACCAGGCTGAGGTTGTGACGGCGCACGGACTCGTGTCCGGCCTTGGCCGCCGGCGAGGTGAGGGTGTTCTTCATCAGACCTTCGAGCCTAACGGCGAAGGGCCGCACCCCGGTGGGTGCGGCCCTCGCTCACTTCGCGGTGTCCCCTACTTGCGGATCAGGCTGCGGAGGACGTACTGCAGGATGCCGCCGTTGCGGTAGTAGTCCGCCTCGCCGGGGGTGTCGATGCGGACGACCGCGTCGAACTCCACACCGGTGTCGGTGGTGACCTTGACCGTGCGCGGCGTGGTGCCGTCGTTCAGCTCGGTCACGCCGGTGAAGGAGAAGGACTCCTCGCCGGTCAGGCCGAGGGTCTCGGCGGTGTGGCCCTCCGGGAACTGGAGCGGGAGGACGCCCATGCCGATGAGGTTGGAGCGGTGGATGCGCTCGTAGGACTCGGCGATGACGGCCTTGACGCCCAGGAGCGCGGTGCCCTTGGCCGCCCAGTCACGGGACGAGCCGGAGCCGTACTCCTTGCCCGCCAGGATGACGAGCGGGGTGCCCGCGGCCTGGTAGTTCTGCGAGGCGTCGTAGATGAACGACACGGGGCCGTCCGCCTGGGTGAAGTCGCGGGTGAAGCCGCCCTCGGTGCCCGGCGCGATCTGGTTGCGCAGGCGGATGTTGGCGAACGTTCCGCGGATCATGACCTCGTGGTTACCACGGCGCGAGCCGTAGGAGTTGAAGTCACGGCGCTCGATGCCGTGCTCCGTGAGGTACTTGCCGGCCGGGGTGTCGGCCTTGATCGCACCGGCCGGGGAGATGTGGTCGGTGGTGACCGAGTCGCCGAGCTTGGCGAGCACCCGGG from Streptomyces sp. QL37 harbors:
- a CDS encoding sugar ABC transporter substrate-binding protein, with amino-acid sequence MTEPSPDGRTGRRTRRSRRIVVPLTVVSAIVAGTVLSGCGQQRDDDVYTVMNSSTDESYHRWDGDTLERCSKQLGITIEQQSVPAAQLMTKALRMASSKSLPDVLQLDASEMPTFAEAGGLIPLKDLGLTTTDIPEGIVDFGSFDGEYYGAARTVNTLALFYNKDTLDKAGLKVPTTWAEMRSTAKKLTQGKRYGLALSAGGAEDGVFQFTPFMWSNGGDESKLDTPEVAGALDYWKALLKDGSLSKSTVNWTQADVNDQFMAGNAAMMINGPWQVETLNAKKGLDWGIAEIPVPEAGDDSVGPLGGGVLTVPNTGDTEREKTAAKIIGCMSGEQEEITYALNSWMVPANTKAAAEWRKKVPELAALAGQVSTARSRTAKVGAQWSSVSLALQSAFQSALTGESSEAALKRAQQQVTSGN
- a CDS encoding sugar ABC transporter permease, producing MSSTTASAAALPADPKAPAADAVRKPVNPRSAKRRKSLAQWGFIAPAVIFMALFFGYPLVRNIVMSFQDYSPSTFFTGEAPFNGTDNWSNVFNDGLFGKALWQTILFTVGSLVGQFCIGLALAVFFTRRFPLNGILRSLILLPWLVPMVVSGIVWRRIFDQDTGVLNSFLGTVGLPGDTPWLTSTSMALISVILVNIWIGIPFNMVILYGGLQEVPKELSEAAALDGASAWRTFRSVTLPMLKPVITVVLVLGFMSTVKILDLVLALTDGGPADSTQTLGTLTYQNSFVQMDFGAGAVVGNILILISAVFAVFYLRVNRNEGK
- a CDS encoding YihY/virulence factor BrkB family protein, which encodes MARTPEPQAHPTHGGHDGSDRIGDRADDTSRASDHIGPDPEVERDAPDGPASMPKRSWWAVLKRTVTEFTDDELADRAASLTYYSVLSLFPALLVLVSLLGVAGESATQQVLDNLQKLAPGPVRDILSGAVQQLQGNGGTGSLMAVVGLLLAVWSASGYIAAFIRSSNVVYDMPEGRPVWKVLPLRLALTVTLMVLAVISALIVVFTGPLAQRAGSALGVGGPAMTAWSIAKWPVLVLLVIVMIALLYWAAPNARGRGFKWVTPGSFLALLLWMIASAGFALYVAYFSSYNKTYGALAGVIIFLVWLWITNLAILLGLEFDAEMARQRAIDGGHPEGEEPYVEPRDTAKWTEEDHRQLG
- a CDS encoding GH1 family beta-glucosidase: MSDFPVFPPGFVFGAATASYQIEGAVDEDGRGPSIWDTYSHTPGRTDGGDTGDVACDHYHRYPEDVALLRDLGVESYRFSIAWSRIQATGSGAVNPKGLDFYSRLVDSLLEAGIEPAATLYHWDLPQALEDKGGWRVRETAERFGEYTAIVAEHLGDRVPRWITLNEPWCSAFLGYSVGRHAPGAQEGRGALAAAHHLLVGHGHAMNALRAAGVREAGITLNLDRNVPATESDADLAAVVRADTQHNLVWTEPLLAGRYPATEEETWGELITGQDFRREGDLELISQPMDFLGINYYRPIVVAAAPHREADPALRVATDNRYAEGQYPDVRRTAMGWPVVPESFTDLLTVLKQTYGDALPPVHITENGSAEFDSVEADGSVHDADRVEYLRTHLTALRAAMDAGVDVRGYYVWSLLDNFEWALGYAKRFGIIRVDYDTLERTPKDSYRWYQQLIAAHKA
- a CDS encoding ROK family protein, translating into MKNTLTSPAAKAGHESVRRHNLSLVLRTVRDEGEVTRARVASLVGLTRAAVSSLVEELLALDCLSESGKTSSGSAGRPGTVLKLSRTGPAGLGVEINIDYVSVCAVDLTGTDRVRVTEHTDHRDVPPAEVLAHAARLTNRVIASTREQELRVVGVELALPGLVSGGVVRQAPNLGWSRVAAEGIFGQALSTLRPAGRALAVGSDNEANLAALAELWFGGLGGVRTFLYLTGEIGVGGALVVNGEMLRGAHGFAGEIGHVVVDPRGPLCRCGAHGCLEQYAGRAALLRAAGIDPDTGVRGIDELEQRAAAGEQRAVSALREAGDRMGVVLAGAVNLFDPEAVVLGGIYRNLMPWLEASADAQLTARVVSGRWHANGSRLRASSVSGDAARGAAARVMYEVLENPAAYALR
- a CDS encoding carbohydrate ABC transporter permease, with amino-acid sequence MATTTQIPAAPAPAVHRPKRRWGATVFGVVVLAVMLFPLYWMINTALQPDASLVDVGPVPTGVDFSGFTSAITEQGGNLLTSLAVALGAVVICLAISAPAAYGLAQFKLRGGKTIVFGTLITQMVPGIVIANALYSAYVDLGLVNSYFGLMLADASLGIPFAIVLMRSFMVSIPREVIEAAEVDGAGRIRTFVQVVLPMSRNSLITAGLFSFLYAWSDFMFALTLNTTDDVKPITLGIYQYIGAHVGDWGSVMAASVLSAVPAAVLLVLSQKYIAAGITGGSVK